A part of Rhopalosiphum maidis isolate BTI-1 chromosome 3, ASM367621v3, whole genome shotgun sequence genomic DNA contains:
- the LOC113557929 gene encoding uncharacterized protein LOC113557929 gives MGCDPEKLINLVFLRKSIYNFTDKKHSNKIIQDRFWNEISIEMKTSVAECKSKWACLRNSFASALREEKSKKSGSAASRKKKWYLFKEMSFLSSFMMQLKQTLSNLKASDDESEATYTKKSTENADFNESINEIENEGTNTTSLIDRQDLVSSESHQFKHFVLTTLNLYIDSQEAQESANNDKVSYGSTTSHVPVQEFQTYNYTFSPPGYSSSNSSSY, from the exons atgggaTGTGATCCAGAGAAATTGATTAATcttgtttttttaagaaaatccatttacaattttaccgATAAAAAACATAGCAATAAAATCATCCAAGACAGATTTTGGAATGAAATCAGCATAGAAATGAAAACATCAG TGGCAGAGTGTAAAAGTAAGTGGGCGTGTCTTCGTAATAGTTTTGCAAGTGCATTACGtgaagaaaaatcaaaaaaatctgGTTCTGCTGCttcgagaaaaaaaaagtggtaTTTATTCAAGGAAATGTCGTTTTTGTCAAGTTTTATGATGCAGCTCAAACAAACATTAAGTAATCTGAAGGCATCTGATGATGAAAGTGAGGCAACTTATACTAAGAAAAGTACAGAAAATGCAGATTTCAATGAGAGCAttaatgaaattgaaaatgaagGTACAAATACTACATCTTTAATTGACAGGCAAGACCTGGTATCTTCTGaatct caccagtttaaacattttgtgttAACAACTTTAAACTTGTACATCGATAGTCAAGAAGCTCAAGAATCAGCAAATAATGATAAAGTATCATATGGTAGTACTACATCACATGTACCAGTACAGGAATTTCAAACTTACAACTATACTTTCAGCCCACCCGGATATTCATCATCAAATAGCTCATCATACTGA